From one Lotus japonicus ecotype B-129 chromosome 3, LjGifu_v1.2 genomic stretch:
- the LOC130746690 gene encoding uncharacterized protein LOC130746690 — protein sequence MASRKELSRTAQIRLVSSHEEVYEPCDDSFALVDALLADRTNLLEHHPALCMEIGCGSGYVLTSLALILGQEGCVINYIATDINPHAVKVTRETLEAHGVNAELIITDIAAGLEERLAGSVDVMVVNPPYVPTPEAEVGAEGITSSWAGGENGRSVIDRILPVADHLLSEKGWLYMVTLTANNPSEICLQMRKKGYASKIVVQRSTEEESLHIIKFWRDLDAEVDETTDQSASGFIGSLLTQIPLLSFLKGNNSDNKSSMRK from the exons ATG GCTTCGAGAAAGGAGTTATCTAGAACTGCTCAAATTCGCCTTGTGAGTTCACATGAGGAGGTTTATGAACCGTGTGATGATTCTTTTGCGCTGGTTGATGCTCTTCTAGCTGATCGCACTAACCTTTTGGAACATCATCCAGCATTGTGTATGGAGATAGGCTGTGGTAGTGGATATGTTCTTACTTCCCTGGCTCTTATTCTTGGGCAGGAAGGTTGTGTCATCAACTATATTGCAACTGATATCAACCCTCATGCAGTTAAGGTGACCCGCGAGACATTGGAAGCACATGGAGTTAATGCAGAGTTGATAATAACGGATATTGCGGCAGGACTTGAGGAACGTCTAGCAGGGTCGGTTGATGTTATGGTTGTAAACCCTCCTTATGTGCCTACCCCTGAAGCTGAAGTGGGCGCTGAAGGCATTACATCTTCTTGGGCTGGCGGCGAGAATGGCCGGAGTGTAATTGATAGAATTTTGCCTGTTGCAGACCATCTTCTGTCAGAAAAGGGATGGTTATATATGGTCACCCTCACAGCAAACAATCCTTCTGAGATATGCCTTCAAATGAGAAAGAAGGGGTATGCTTCTAAGATTGTTGTCCAAAGATCAACAGAGGAAGAAAGTCTCCACATCATCAAGTTCTGGAGGGATCTTGACGCCGAAGTAGATGAAACTACAGACCAATCTGCTTCTGGGTTCATAGGCTCCTTGCTTACACAAATTCCTCTGCTTTCATTTTTGAAAGGCAACAATAGCGACAATAAGAGTTCAATGAGAAAGTAA